The Pyxidicoccus sp. MSG2 DNA segment TTCCCTCAGCGGCCCTTTGTCGTTCTCCTGTGCTCCCCGGACCTCCCGGTAGCACGTGCAATGCCCCTCCACGTCTGAACTGGCGTCCCTCCATGTCCAATCCCGCCCCTCGTGTATCCACGAAGGCAGTCCTCTTCGCTTCCCTGTGGCTCTCCATGGGAGCGTGGGCTCAAGCCGCGCCCCCGGAGCCTGCTCCCGCCACCCAGGCTCCGCGGGAACCGGACGTCCCGGCCGAGACCAAGCCCAAGCCGCCCCCGTCGCCGGGGGTCATCATCACCGCCGCACCCGGCAAGGGCTTCACCGTGGCGACGGATGACGGGAAGTACTCCGCGACGGTGCGTGCCCGCTTCCAGATGCGGGAGACGGTGACGGGCCAGGACGTGGAGGGGGCGCCACGGAAGTGGACGCAGGAGCAGAACGTGCGCTCGGTGCGGCTCTTCCTCCTGGGCAACGTCCTCAACCCGGACCTCAAGTACACGCTGCAGCTCGCATTTGGCGGCAACGACTTCGAGGCCGGCTCCTCCAGCCCGATATTCGATGCCTGGGTCGAGTACACGGCGGTGCGGGATTTGAACGTCCGCGTGGGCCAGTTCTTCGTTCCCTTCGACCGCGCGCGCACCATCCGTGAGTCGAGCCTTCAGTTCGTGGACCGGCCCCTCGTCATCGGCGAGCTGACGTTGGACCGGGACATGGGAGTGATGCTGTCGTCGAACGACTTCCTCGGGGTGCGCGGGCTGCTGAGCTACAACCTGGGATTCTTCGGAGGCGAGGGCCGCAACCGCTTCGGGGCCTCGACGCCGGGCCTGCTCTACGTCGCCCGCTTTGCGGTGCGGCCCTTCGGCCCCTTCGACGACGACGTGGAGGGGGACCTGCAGCGGCTGCCGAAGCCCCGGCTGATGGTGGGCGTGGCTGGCGCGTACAACCAGAAGACGAACCGGCAGCGCAGCACCACGGGCACCACCTTCACGCTCGGCACCTTCGACTATGTGCACGCGGACGTGGACGCGGTGTTCAAGTACCGC contains these protein-coding regions:
- a CDS encoding porin, which codes for MSNPAPRVSTKAVLFASLWLSMGAWAQAAPPEPAPATQAPREPDVPAETKPKPPPSPGVIITAAPGKGFTVATDDGKYSATVRARFQMRETVTGQDVEGAPRKWTQEQNVRSVRLFLLGNVLNPDLKYTLQLAFGGNDFEAGSSSPIFDAWVEYTAVRDLNVRVGQFFVPFDRARTIRESSLQFVDRPLVIGELTLDRDMGVMLSSNDFLGVRGLLSYNLGFFGGEGRNRFGASTPGLLYVARFAVRPFGPFDDDVEGDLQRLPKPRLMVGVAGAYNQKTNRQRSTTGTTFTLGTFDYVHADVDAVFKYRGLSMLAEVLYRDGSPSFRDGTVNGQPVREWSRSGWGYVVQAGYMLTSKFEATGRFDVQRVDSDSDPALITQVDQQGRELGAGLNLYLNGHAFKFQGDYAYQFGRTGPARHLVRLQLDASF